Proteins encoded within one genomic window of Brachybacterium avium:
- the xdhC gene encoding xanthine dehydrogenase accessory protein XdhC — MLVTDQDTVDTIGGGNLEETVIERAREMLRDGDRRPELMEMKLNPHAPTRHGRQCCGGEAEVLLEPQQVPPTVAIFGIGHVGFELAHVLRRHRLVLQLVDSRAEQVAPDRLGSLPEGPARVHGHHAPAPETVLRELPDGAHVLIMTHDHAEDLVLCDAALQRGGELGSIGVIGSDAKWSRFRTQLRAAGHQDTAIDRISCPLGLPGVGGKEPAVIALSTAAALVTTLQHAQEADPAG, encoded by the coding sequence ATGCTGGTCACCGACCAGGACACCGTCGACACCATCGGCGGCGGCAACCTGGAGGAGACCGTCATCGAGCGGGCTCGCGAGATGCTCCGCGACGGTGACCGCCGACCGGAGCTGATGGAGATGAAGCTCAACCCCCACGCCCCCACCCGCCACGGCCGCCAATGCTGCGGCGGAGAGGCCGAGGTGCTGCTGGAGCCGCAGCAGGTCCCGCCGACGGTCGCGATCTTCGGCATCGGCCATGTCGGTTTCGAGCTCGCCCATGTGCTGCGGCGGCATCGGCTCGTGCTGCAGCTGGTGGACAGCCGCGCCGAGCAGGTCGCCCCCGACCGACTGGGAAGCCTCCCCGAGGGGCCGGCGCGGGTGCACGGCCATCACGCCCCCGCCCCGGAGACCGTGCTGCGCGAGCTGCCCGACGGCGCGCACGTGCTGATCATGACCCACGACCACGCCGAGGACCTGGTGCTGTGCGACGCCGCGCTGCAGCGGGGCGGAGAGCTCGGCTCCATCGGCGTCATCGGCTCCGACGCCAAATGGTCCCGCTTCCGCACCCAGCTGCGCGCGGCGGGGCACCAGGACACGGCGATCGACCGCATCAGCTGCCCGCTCGGCCTGCCCGGCGTCGGCGGGAAGGAACCCGCCGTGATCGCACTCAGCACCGCCGCCGCGCTGGTGACGACCCTCCAGCACGCCCAGGAGGCGGACCCCGCG